From one Mytilus trossulus isolate FHL-02 chromosome 10, PNRI_Mtr1.1.1.hap1, whole genome shotgun sequence genomic stretch:
- the LOC134688296 gene encoding threonylcarbamoyl-AMP synthase-like, translated as MITTFQTFMKLLSVSRPYISTMNKIVKVSENELQELVSVAVKSLKAGNIIAVPTDTIYGVAGLVQNSEAVDRLYSVKNRDYNKPVAISVADISDVYRWGQVTVPQALLAKLLPGPVTVVLNRTPDLNPELNPKTSLVGIRIPDHEFIREVARSCQEPLALTSANISSAQSTLRVEEFENLWPKLDKIFDDGMLGDTFHSRQGSTVVDLSKKGVYKIIRDGSSLKNTVQVLSSFGLIDDNTS; from the exons ATGATTACAACATTTCAGACTTTTATGAAATTGTTATCAGTCAGCAGGCCATATATTTCTACCATGAACAAGATTGTTAAAGTTTCTGAAAATG AACTGCAAGAACTTGTTTCTGTAGCAGTTAAAAGCCTAAAAGCTGGGAACATTATAGCTGTTCCTACAGATACAATATATGGTGTAGCAGGCCTTGTACAGAATTCTGAAGCTGTTGATAGACTGTACAGTGTAAAGAACAGAGACTACAACAAACCTGTAGCAATAAGTGTGGCTGACATATCTGATGTGTATAG atgGGGCCAAGTAACAGTACCTCAAGCTTTACTAGCCAAGTTATTACCAGGACCAGTGACAGTTGTGCTCAACAGGACACCAGACCTTAATCCTGAACTTAATCCAAAAACATCTCTTGTTGGTATTAGGATACCAGACCATGAATTCatcagggaagttgccagaaGCTGTCAGGAACCTCTGGCTCTTACTAGTGCTAATATCAGTTCAGCTCAAAGTACTTTGAGGGTGGAG GAATTTGAGAATTTGTGGCCTAAACTAGATAAGATATTTGATGATGGTATGCTTGGTGATACATTCCATTCAAGACAGGGGTCAACAGTGGTAGATTTATCTAAGAAAGgagtatacaaaataataaggGATGGCag ttcCCTGAAAAATACAGTACAGGTTCTGAGTAGTTTTGGATTAATAGACGATAATACTTCATGA
- the LOC134688297 gene encoding transmembrane protein 35B-like, whose translation MSLRTVLERLALYSVASMLFIDAMIKLFPKLIPERTAVLDRRFDEYSVVCITSMFGYMPNPFIYKICVGSWEICSAIGLLFKDIRQMACIILGIIMVGAIHTYINLKEYSETVFPAIVFLTLCYIYGMTNRTSVSENTETEKEKED comes from the exons ATGAGTCTGAGGACAGTTTTGGAAAGATTGGCCCTATACAGTGTGGCTTCAATGCTGTTTATAGATGCAATGATTAAGTTGTTCCCAAAACTCATTCCAGAAAGAACAGCTGTTTTg GATAGGCGATTTGATGAGTACAGTGTAGTATGTATTACATCAATGTTTGGATACATGCCAAATCcattcatttacaaaatttgtgtTGGATCATGGGAAATTTGTTCAGCTATTGGACTACTGTTTAAAGACATACGACAAATGGCTTGTATCATCCTGGGAATCATAATGGTTGGTGCTATACACACATACATAAACTTGAAAGAGTACAGTGAGACCGTTTTCCCAGCTATTGTGTTTCTAACATTGTGTTACATATATGGTATGACAAACAGAACATCTGTATCAGAAAACACAGAAACAGAAAAAGAGAAAGAGGACTAA
- the LOC134688298 gene encoding baculoviral IAP repeat-containing protein 7-B-like, whose amino-acid sequence MTILEKADSLDGGGDTHDCGHDHGTGQQNVDHMKYERYRLETFDRWPQSANVDKNQLAANGFYYIGDGSDDRVQCDFCKIILKKWEPEDDIQEEHRKHGPQCPYVNDPLHAGNFPLRFRRLDSVNRHHHGPCHREYREREIRFQSFYNWPHPDKRPTPGELADAGFFYLGQGDAVKCFYCGGMLRHWEETDEVWTEHMKWFPLCLFVVEHDPSCHENIGRHLQRTISGIALSNGYSDEEINEYRQHIDDNQIAHPEEYREFVNQLDQFRQRQAPISVPAVASNVSVAETNEVNPQHAAGRNDVGDQNERYLCKVCYKNALEVIFYPCKHVCCCKECGDKLSNCPVCREVIRGKLQLFFP is encoded by the exons ATGACGATTTTGGAAAAGGCGGACTCGCTTGATGGGGGTGGCGATACACACGACTGTGGTCATGATCATGGCACTGGACAACAGAACGTTGACCATATGAAATACGAGAGATACCGCCTAGAAACTTTCGATAGATGGCCACAGTCTGCCAACGTAGATAAGAACCAATTAGCAGCTAAtggtttttattacattggtgATGGCAGTGATGACAGGGTTCAGTGCGACTTTTGCAAAATAATCCTTAAGAAATGGGAACCAGAAGATGATATCCAGGAGGAACATAGAAAACATGGTCCGCAATGTCCTTATGTAAACGATCCTTTACATGCGGGCAATTTTCCACTTCGGTTTAGAAGGTTAGATAGTGTCAATCGTCACCACCATGGTCCTTGCCATAGAGAGTATAGAGAAAGGGAAATAAGATTTCAGTCTTTTTACAACTGGCCTCACCCAGATAAGAGACCAACACCGGGTGAACTGGCAGATGCTGGGTTTTTCTACCTCG GTCAAGGCGATGCTGTCAAATGTTTCTATTGTGGAGGAATGTTGAGGCACTGGGAAGAAACAGATGAAGTATGGACAGAACATATGAAATGGTTTCCtctttgtctgtttgtcgtAGAACACGACCCCTCATGCCACGAAAATATTGGGCGCCATCTTCAGAGAACCATTAGTGGAATTGCCTTGTCAAACGGCTATTCTGATGAGGAGATAAATGAGTACAGACAACACATTGATGACAATCAAA TTGCACACCCAGAGGAGTACAGAGAATTTGTAAATCAACTTGACCAGTTTAGGCAAAGGCAAGCTCCTATATCTGTCCCTGCTGTAGCAAGTAACGTTAGTGTTGCAGAAACAA aTGAAGTAAATCCACAACATGCAGCTGGTAGAAACGATGTGGGGGATCAGAACGAACGTTATTTGTGTAAAGTTTGTTATAAAAATGCGCTAGAGGTTATTTTTTATCCATGTAAACATGTATGTTGTTGTAAGGAGTGTGGTGATAAGTTATCTAACTGTCCTGTATGCAGAGAAGTCATCAGGGGGAAACTGCAGCTTTTCTTTCCATag